One Methylophaga marina DNA window includes the following coding sequences:
- a CDS encoding uroporphyrinogen-III C-methyltransferase — translation MADKDAKQTIDNNVQDAELLEKNKQDAQVYRWIWVALVVVVLLSAASIAWFYQQLQQQKADIQSSLNELSSQNGNWQSRVEQHRQQLGRLDTDQKQLAEKLQQLNDKQQLSNAELQKRWALQEVKYLLNVANQRAVLAHDAKGAIQALIMADKQLEALSDYRLHPLRAEIAEELLTLQSLTTSDISGMAIQLQTLAAHVNQLRVKKGPEVDFSASSETADIAVTDTPAWKEALSDIWQQLRSLVVIRHEQSGEAAVLAPEQRYFLYQNLRLQLESARLALLNADTDSFQHSLKTAITWLEHYFTGDERDAMLETLNSLAEQNIDVSIPDISGSLNWLEEYRQ, via the coding sequence ATGGCAGATAAAGACGCAAAGCAAACGATTGATAACAACGTGCAAGATGCGGAGTTACTGGAAAAAAATAAGCAGGATGCACAAGTCTATCGCTGGATTTGGGTTGCACTGGTCGTGGTGGTACTTCTCTCCGCCGCTAGCATCGCCTGGTTCTATCAACAGCTGCAGCAACAAAAAGCAGATATTCAATCTTCCCTGAACGAATTATCCAGCCAAAACGGAAACTGGCAATCAAGAGTAGAACAACACCGACAACAATTGGGACGACTCGATACGGATCAAAAGCAGTTAGCAGAAAAATTACAGCAACTGAATGATAAGCAGCAGTTATCGAATGCTGAGCTGCAAAAACGATGGGCTTTGCAGGAAGTGAAATATCTGCTCAACGTCGCCAACCAACGCGCTGTATTAGCACACGATGCGAAAGGCGCCATTCAAGCTTTGATTATGGCGGATAAACAGTTAGAAGCCCTCTCTGATTATCGACTTCATCCTCTGCGGGCTGAGATAGCAGAAGAATTATTAACATTACAATCACTCACGACCTCTGATATTTCGGGCATGGCCATTCAACTGCAAACCCTAGCAGCTCATGTCAATCAATTACGTGTTAAAAAAGGCCCTGAGGTCGATTTTTCTGCTTCTTCAGAGACGGCTGATATAGCCGTGACAGACACACCTGCGTGGAAAGAAGCGCTCTCGGATATTTGGCAGCAATTGCGATCTCTGGTGGTGATTCGTCATGAACAATCAGGTGAAGCGGCTGTTTTGGCGCCAGAGCAGCGTTACTTCCTATACCAGAACCTGCGACTACAGTTGGAAAGCGCAAGGCTGGCATTACTGAATGCGGATACGGATAGTTTTCAGCACAGTTTGAAAACAGCTATCACTTGGTTGGAACATTATTTTACGGGTGACGAACGTGATGCCATGTTGGAAACACTGAATTCACTGGCTGAACAAAACATTGATGTATCTATTCCTGATATCTCAGGCTCACTGAACTGGCTAGAGGAGTATCGGCAATGA
- a CDS encoding heme biosynthesis HemY N-terminal domain-containing protein yields MKMLIIIALALALGVAAIWAADFEPGFVLLQYGQWSLETSLVVFTAIYVILVVAGYLALRSLILLRQTPKRISAWKTTQRQKRANRALTRGLITLEEGRWTEAERTLVRHATHSETPLLHYLAAARAAQKQQAPERRDNYLRLAHETTEGADIAVGVVQAELQLSAGQKEQALATLQHLREVAPKHPYVLQLLQSLYQDMEQWQEVQSVLPDLRKRHVLERKEVASLDQEAAVGQLETALVKQDWQRMSEVWEKSSSKSRQTEAMLVPYVNGLIEQQQEEQAIAQIEQYMRHNWSEKLVYIYGVLTQGDVLARLATAEKWLKAYPDNACLLLTVGRLAAANELWTKAEEYLQQSIRLGAKGETYQVLAEVQLAQDKKEAAADTYKQGLLLMLSPRTTV; encoded by the coding sequence ATGAAAATGCTGATTATCATCGCTTTAGCTTTAGCATTGGGTGTGGCGGCTATTTGGGCGGCTGATTTTGAACCGGGTTTTGTGTTACTCCAGTACGGACAATGGAGTCTCGAAACATCACTGGTCGTGTTTACCGCCATTTATGTCATTTTAGTTGTTGCAGGCTATTTAGCCTTACGAAGTCTGATTCTATTAAGACAGACGCCCAAAAGAATCAGTGCCTGGAAAACTACGCAAAGACAAAAACGTGCTAACCGTGCGCTGACACGAGGATTGATTACGCTCGAAGAAGGACGCTGGACCGAAGCTGAACGGACTTTGGTTCGCCATGCGACCCATAGCGAAACGCCTTTGCTTCACTATCTGGCTGCTGCCCGGGCAGCGCAAAAACAACAGGCACCAGAGCGCCGTGACAATTACCTCCGTTTAGCTCATGAAACCACTGAAGGCGCTGATATTGCCGTCGGTGTCGTACAGGCAGAACTGCAGTTGTCAGCAGGGCAAAAAGAGCAGGCCTTGGCGACACTTCAGCATCTGCGTGAAGTGGCTCCCAAACATCCTTATGTATTGCAGTTATTGCAGTCCTTATATCAGGACATGGAGCAATGGCAGGAAGTCCAGTCGGTTTTGCCCGATTTACGTAAACGCCATGTCCTTGAAAGAAAGGAAGTAGCGAGTTTGGATCAAGAAGCGGCAGTGGGGCAATTAGAGACGGCTTTAGTGAAACAAGACTGGCAAAGAATGTCAGAGGTTTGGGAAAAATCATCCAGTAAATCACGTCAGACAGAAGCCATGCTCGTGCCTTATGTCAATGGTTTGATTGAGCAACAGCAGGAAGAACAGGCGATTGCTCAGATTGAGCAGTACATGCGGCATAACTGGAGTGAAAAGCTGGTATACATCTATGGTGTACTTACTCAGGGGGATGTGCTGGCTCGCCTGGCGACAGCAGAAAAATGGCTGAAAGCCTATCCGGATAATGCCTGCCTGTTATTGACGGTTGGGCGTCTGGCAGCAGCCAATGAGTTATGGACTAAGGCAGAAGAATATTTACAACAGAGTATTCGTCTCGGCGCCAAGGGTGAGACATATCAGGTATTAGCTGAAGTTCAGCTGGCACAAGATAAAAAAGAGGCCGCTGCCGATACCTACAAACAAGGACTGCTGTTAATGCTAAGTCCTCGTACCACGGTTTAA
- the hemC gene encoding hydroxymethylbilane synthase, with protein MTKRIVRIATRNSPLAMWQAEFVKSRLLELHQNIEVELIGMKTQGDIILDTPLAKVGGKGLFVKELEQGMLDGRADIAVHSMKDVPVEFPEGLHLPVICQREDPHDAFVSNHYQSIDEMPHGARLGTSSLRRECQVRTHRPDLEVLPLRGNVNTRLRKLDDGEFDAIILAMAGLKRLGFDDRIRSALTPEQSLPAIGQGALGIETRVDDEEMNALIAPLHCDQTAIVLRAERALNKRLSGGCQVPIAGYAMLDDDNVWLRGLVGQPDGTNTVTAEVRGKATDAEKLGIQVAEMLLAKGADKILADVYGE; from the coding sequence TAGAATTACATCAGAATATTGAAGTTGAACTGATCGGTATGAAAACCCAGGGCGATATCATACTGGATACTCCCTTGGCAAAAGTGGGCGGTAAGGGGCTTTTTGTTAAAGAGCTGGAACAAGGCATGTTAGATGGACGTGCGGATATTGCTGTGCATTCTATGAAAGATGTGCCAGTTGAGTTTCCGGAAGGTTTGCATCTGCCTGTTATCTGTCAGCGTGAAGATCCGCATGATGCTTTTGTTTCCAATCATTATCAAAGTATCGATGAAATGCCTCACGGAGCCCGTTTAGGCACATCCAGCCTGCGTCGTGAATGCCAGGTGCGTACTCACCGTCCGGATCTGGAAGTACTGCCTTTACGCGGTAATGTGAATACCCGTTTACGTAAACTCGATGATGGTGAGTTTGATGCCATCATTCTGGCGATGGCGGGATTAAAACGTCTCGGTTTTGATGACCGTATTCGCAGCGCATTAACACCAGAGCAAAGTTTACCTGCGATTGGACAAGGTGCGTTGGGTATTGAAACTCGCGTGGATGATGAAGAAATGAACGCGCTTATTGCTCCATTACATTGTGATCAAACCGCCATTGTGCTGCGTGCTGAACGAGCCTTGAACAAACGTCTGTCCGGTGGCTGTCAGGTACCCATCGCCGGTTATGCGATGTTAGATGATGATAACGTTTGGCTGCGAGGCTTGGTTGGTCAGCCAGATGGGACTAACACGGTCACAGCTGAAGTTCGCGGTAAAGCAACAGATGCTGAAAAATTAGGAATTCAAGTCGCTGAAATGTTGCTGGCGAAGGGTGCCGATAAAATTCTGGCAGATGTCTACGGTGAGTAA
- a CDS encoding uroporphyrinogen-III synthase has protein sequence MSTVSKLPLAGQQILVTRPQHQCQALAELVEAAGGKPLILPVIDIETVAKKHWQTINIDHFDWLIFVSRNAVESFIAGWGHELPKLCQFAAVGEGTAQAMREHDIPVDCQPEISNGSEGLLQMPLMQASQVRGKQILIVRGNGGREHMADTLTARGANITYIEVYQRVLAQPTAAKLKQAMMADKVICTSVAGVDNLCSIFMNTWPDLLDKPLTVVSDRIKQHASSRGFKTIYVSADASDNAVVDTLINMDD, from the coding sequence ATGTCTACGGTGAGTAAACTGCCATTGGCGGGGCAGCAGATTCTTGTGACCCGCCCTCAACATCAGTGCCAAGCACTGGCTGAGCTGGTTGAGGCCGCTGGCGGTAAGCCACTGATTCTGCCAGTGATTGATATTGAAACGGTTGCAAAAAAGCATTGGCAGACGATCAATATCGACCACTTTGACTGGTTGATATTTGTTAGTCGTAACGCGGTAGAGAGCTTTATTGCTGGCTGGGGACACGAACTGCCCAAGTTATGCCAATTTGCTGCGGTGGGTGAGGGGACCGCACAGGCTATGCGTGAGCATGATATACCGGTCGATTGTCAGCCTGAAATATCAAATGGAAGTGAAGGTTTGCTGCAGATGCCTTTGATGCAGGCATCACAAGTCAGAGGTAAACAGATTCTGATTGTACGAGGTAATGGCGGCAGGGAGCATATGGCTGATACCTTAACAGCCAGAGGTGCTAATATTACTTATATTGAAGTTTATCAACGTGTTTTAGCTCAACCAACGGCAGCAAAACTCAAGCAGGCCATGATGGCAGACAAAGTGATCTGTACCAGTGTGGCAGGTGTTGATAATCTTTGTAGTATCTTCATGAATACATGGCCAGATTTGTTAGATAAACCATTGACGGTCGTCAGTGATAGGATAAAACAGCATGCCTCCTCACGAGGCTTCAAAACCATTTATGTATCAGCCGATGCCAGCGATAATGCAGTTGTTGATACTCTGATAAATATGGACGATTAA